From Gemmatimonadaceae bacterium, a single genomic window includes:
- a CDS encoding HEAT repeat domain-containing protein, with protein MTATSLSAGAAGLTADPSLPEPPFSPQLVEEFVRHFVRAVKTHQLYLPNNPIYQRSIDGLRASFVPMWEVTTELVLQISESEFRWMGRSVHHESSRSESLPWVFYKDGLRELTIMQGFEQDEVATLLDIMQRVRKASPDEDDLLTLLWEQEFAYLRYRFIDISEGMGADVVEAAEAAAAAASDPSHPPPVIPVADIQNDVASQTDQNGFVKMEDLDGSLYFLDEQEIDYLREAVQKEQTLNLRRNVLGILFDIAETQPSPEVREEVCTILEQLMPHLLAAGDYGAVAALLREASVVVSRAGDLLPAHRARLQALPGLISSPTVLSQLLAALNDATVVPPQEDLDALFEQLQGDTLGTILSGLKQTQRPELRTMLERTAARLASSNTAELLKLIAADDEQVAVEAMRRAADLKTPAAVGHLLKCLSHQSVGRRLGAVQALSEIGSPGALRALESALDDSDREVRLTAVRTLSTRGHRAALPKVEAVVKGNAVKDADLTEKMTYFEAYGMLAGDAGIPQLDALLNGRSALLRLRVDPELRACAAMALGRIGSDQAFEVLRKAADDKDVRVRSAINKALRGGAA; from the coding sequence TCGTTAGGCATTTCGTGCGCGCCGTGAAGACGCACCAGCTCTACCTGCCCAACAATCCGATCTACCAGCGGTCGATCGACGGCTTGCGCGCGTCCTTCGTCCCCATGTGGGAGGTCACGACGGAGCTGGTGCTGCAGATCTCCGAGTCCGAGTTCCGGTGGATGGGCCGCAGCGTCCACCACGAGAGCTCGCGGTCGGAGAGTCTGCCGTGGGTGTTCTACAAAGACGGTCTGCGCGAGCTGACGATCATGCAGGGGTTCGAGCAGGACGAGGTCGCCACCCTGCTCGACATCATGCAGCGGGTGCGTAAGGCATCGCCCGATGAAGACGATCTGCTGACGCTGCTCTGGGAGCAGGAGTTCGCGTACCTGCGCTACCGCTTCATCGACATCAGCGAGGGCATGGGCGCCGATGTGGTCGAAGCGGCCGAAGCGGCGGCCGCCGCGGCGAGCGATCCGTCGCATCCGCCGCCGGTCATTCCGGTGGCCGACATTCAGAACGACGTGGCGAGCCAGACCGACCAGAACGGCTTCGTCAAGATGGAGGACCTCGACGGGTCGCTGTACTTCCTCGACGAGCAGGAAATCGATTATCTGCGCGAGGCGGTGCAGAAAGAGCAGACGCTCAATCTTCGGCGCAACGTGCTCGGCATTCTGTTCGACATTGCGGAGACGCAGCCCTCGCCCGAGGTGCGCGAGGAAGTCTGCACGATTCTCGAGCAGCTCATGCCGCACCTGCTCGCGGCCGGCGACTACGGCGCCGTCGCGGCGTTGTTGCGCGAGGCATCGGTCGTGGTGTCGCGCGCCGGCGATCTCCTGCCGGCCCACCGGGCGAGGCTCCAGGCCCTGCCGGGGCTCATCAGCAGTCCGACGGTATTGTCGCAACTGTTGGCGGCGCTCAACGATGCGACAGTGGTGCCTCCGCAAGAGGACCTCGACGCGCTGTTCGAGCAGCTGCAGGGCGATACGTTAGGCACCATCCTCTCGGGGCTCAAGCAGACACAGCGCCCCGAGTTGCGCACGATGCTCGAGCGCACGGCGGCCCGGCTCGCCTCGTCCAACACGGCCGAGCTGCTCAAGCTGATCGCGGCCGACGATGAGCAGGTGGCGGTCGAAGCGATGCGGCGCGCGGCCGACCTCAAGACGCCGGCGGCCGTCGGCCATCTGCTCAAATGCCTGTCGCATCAGAGCGTGGGCCGCCGGTTAGGCGCAGTGCAGGCGCTGTCGGAGATCGGGTCGCCCGGCGCGCTGCGCGCGCTCGAATCGGCGCTCGATGACTCGGACCGCGAGGTCCGCCTCACGGCCGTACGGACGCTGAGCACGCGCGGCCACCGCGCGGCCCTGCCCAAGGTGGAAGCGGTGGTGAAGGGAAACGCCGTCAAGGATGCCGACCTCACCGAGAAGATGACGTACTTCGAGGCGTACGGCATGCTGGCCGGCGATGCGGGCATTCCGCAGCTGGATGCGCTGCTCAACGGGCGCAGCGCGCTGCTGCGCCTGCGCGTGGATCCGGAGCTGCGCGCGTGCGCGGCGATGGCGTTAGGCCGCATCGGATCCGACCAGGCGTTCGAAGTGCTGCGCAAGGCCGCCGACGACAAGGACGTGCGCGTCCGCAGCGCCATCAACAAGGCGCTGCGCGGAGGCGCGGCGTGA
- a CDS encoding HD domain-containing phosphohydrolase: protein MTSAQPVPAARAGFAPPMPEIGERGSDGYIRKVGRELLMAMYGALRTVKMYPPDNPVVQKALEDLVRLTNDVWRRERDVDIRVTGEFIFINGTRLRLDLDNYATFSRIISAFRESGAGVCRVRGDTSTRDWVVFLTVLQQPEQGDPDERLHALGTKLADANVGVFELGPFSAADAADAASQMQAKEAAKRTYAQSVSVTKDVINSVRMGRSPNIKKIKRVVQGIVDQILNEETSLIGLTTLRDYDEYTFTHSVNVCIFSVALGRKLGLTRLQLYDLGVGALMHDVGKARVPLEILNKPGSLDEDEWRMVCNHPWMGVLQLFQMRGQNDIPYRAMVVAFEHHKKTDLSGYPRHVRPRELSIYSKVVAVSDAFDAATSRRVYQTVPLTPADVLQEMRVNPRRGMDQVLVKAFMSLVGHYPVGTLVVLDTFELALVHAASPSPDSISRPIVKVVSDERGNVLFPGTLVDLTERDAGGVFKRTIIKVADPDRYGIRVSDYYI, encoded by the coding sequence GTGACGAGCGCGCAACCGGTGCCGGCCGCTCGCGCCGGCTTCGCGCCGCCGATGCCGGAAATCGGCGAGCGGGGCAGCGACGGCTACATCCGCAAGGTGGGACGCGAGCTGCTCATGGCGATGTACGGCGCGCTCCGTACGGTCAAGATGTATCCGCCCGACAACCCGGTGGTGCAGAAGGCGCTCGAGGATCTCGTCCGTCTCACCAACGACGTGTGGCGACGCGAGCGGGACGTGGACATCCGCGTGACCGGCGAATTCATCTTCATCAACGGCACGCGCCTCCGGCTCGACCTGGACAACTACGCGACGTTCAGCCGCATCATCTCCGCCTTTCGGGAATCGGGCGCCGGCGTATGCCGGGTGCGGGGCGACACGTCGACGCGCGACTGGGTGGTGTTCCTGACGGTGCTGCAGCAGCCGGAGCAGGGCGATCCGGACGAGCGCCTGCATGCGTTAGGCACGAAGCTCGCCGATGCCAACGTCGGCGTCTTCGAGCTCGGACCGTTCTCGGCGGCCGACGCGGCCGACGCCGCCAGCCAGATGCAGGCCAAGGAAGCCGCGAAGCGCACCTACGCGCAGTCGGTCTCGGTGACGAAGGATGTCATCAACTCCGTGCGCATGGGCCGGAGCCCGAACATCAAGAAGATCAAGCGCGTGGTGCAGGGCATCGTCGACCAGATCCTGAACGAAGAGACGTCGCTCATCGGGCTGACGACGCTGCGCGACTACGACGAGTACACGTTCACGCACAGCGTGAACGTCTGCATTTTCTCGGTGGCGTTAGGACGCAAGCTCGGTCTCACCAGGCTCCAGCTGTACGATCTGGGCGTGGGCGCGTTGATGCACGATGTCGGCAAGGCGCGCGTGCCGCTCGAGATTCTCAACAAACCCGGCTCGCTCGACGAAGACGAGTGGCGGATGGTGTGCAACCACCCGTGGATGGGCGTGCTGCAGCTCTTCCAGATGCGCGGCCAGAACGACATCCCCTACCGCGCCATGGTCGTCGCGTTCGAGCACCACAAGAAGACGGACCTGAGCGGCTATCCGCGCCACGTTAGGCCTCGCGAGCTGAGCATCTACAGCAAAGTGGTGGCCGTGTCCGATGCGTTCGACGCCGCCACGTCGCGGCGCGTCTACCAGACCGTGCCGCTCACGCCCGCCGACGTGCTCCAGGAGATGCGCGTCAACCCGCGCCGCGGCATGGACCAGGTGCTGGTGAAAGCGTTCATGAGTCTCGTCGGCCACTATCCGGTGGGCACGCTGGTCGTGCTCGATACGTTCGAGCTCGCGCTGGTTCATGCGGCCAGCCCCTCCCCGGATTCGATCTCGCGCCCTATCGTAAAGGTCGTCAGCGACGAGCGCGGCAACGTGCTCTTCCCGGGCACGCTCGTGGATCTCACGGAACGGGATGCAGGCGGCGTGTTCAAGCGCACGATCATCAAGGTGGCAGATCCCGACCGCTATGGTATCCGCGTCAGCGACTACTACATCTGA
- the trpA gene encoding tryptophan synthase subunit alpha translates to MVSASATTTSDPIAHTFAALAEQRRKALVAYITAGHPDRARSLALIRAIARAGADIIEVGVPFSDPLADGPTIQASSQTALANGMTFDGALELISEAAVEVPTVVFTYLNPLLAAGRDALVRAARAGASGLLLTDLPVGADPEREARIAAGPLAFVRLVAPTTPAARMADIARHGSGFVYLISRLGVTGARDDIPADLPATVARLRSATSLPICVGFGIARPEQAVAVGRLADGVAVGSALVRRAGESVDAAAAFVASLRAALDAGVRG, encoded by the coding sequence ATGGTATCCGCGTCAGCGACTACTACATCTGACCCGATCGCTCATACCTTCGCCGCGCTGGCCGAGCAGCGGCGCAAAGCACTCGTTGCCTACATCACCGCAGGACACCCGGACCGCGCGCGATCGCTGGCGCTGATTCGCGCCATCGCGCGCGCCGGCGCCGACATCATCGAAGTCGGTGTGCCGTTCTCGGATCCGTTGGCCGACGGTCCCACCATCCAGGCCAGCTCGCAAACGGCGCTCGCCAATGGCATGACGTTCGACGGAGCGCTCGAGCTCATCAGCGAAGCGGCTGTCGAAGTTCCGACCGTCGTGTTCACGTATCTCAATCCGCTGCTGGCGGCAGGCCGGGACGCGCTCGTTCGCGCGGCCCGGGCTGGAGCGAGCGGGTTGCTGCTCACCGATCTCCCGGTGGGCGCCGATCCTGAGCGAGAGGCGCGGATTGCGGCCGGGCCGCTCGCGTTCGTCCGGCTCGTGGCGCCGACGACGCCCGCAGCGCGCATGGCCGACATCGCGCGACACGGCAGCGGGTTCGTCTATCTCATCAGTCGGTTAGGCGTCACCGGCGCGCGGGACGACATCCCGGCCGATCTGCCGGCCACCGTTGCTCGCCTCCGCTCCGCGACGTCGCTGCCGATCTGTGTCGGCTTCGGCATCGCCCGGCCGGAGCAGGCGGTGGCCGTCGGACGCCTGGCCGATGGCGTCGCGGTGGGCAGCGCGCTGGTTCGACGCGCGGGCGAGAGCGTGGACGCGGCGGCGGCGTTCGTCGCATCGCTCCGCGCCGCGCTCGACGCCGGCGTCCGTGGATGA
- a CDS encoding NFACT RNA binding domain-containing protein, with translation MDSLTARHLARELDARWRGRRIDGCRFDRDARAVSVGVDGRTVRFELDHDDVRAVDAGPLERAGGVMRGWTVRAVRAPLDDRRIVVELVRPGRFKGSEDRRADLILSAVPRARGAVLRDAGGAKLEAVGAELPPRVEPRPELVDDALSAAARAGDTATLLGGRWMSPIIASWMIAHPADAVERYHLMCSDAPAHPARCGERLVPFPFCDEAELVGSLLDSGEILAPESPATAPIDARRRRAMERMRGELDRARDAARVRAAADVLLAMGDVPAPAVVSLPGGLEWPIAPRARERAPAAAARLYADARSKERALALLPARLEAAAAGPPSGRPTELGARGRPGGRSPGAAPRLPYRTYRSSGGLAIWVGRGAASNDALTFGAAAPNDVWLHARDAAGAHVVLRWSNADAPPARDLREAAVLAAWHSKARGSAVVPVDWTRRKHVRKPRGAAPGTVILREERTLMVRPDDALERALRDSR, from the coding sequence GTGGACAGCCTGACCGCTCGGCATCTCGCGCGCGAGCTGGACGCGCGATGGCGCGGCCGCCGCATCGACGGCTGCCGCTTCGATCGCGACGCGCGTGCGGTATCCGTTGGCGTCGACGGCCGGACAGTGCGGTTCGAGCTCGACCACGATGACGTCCGGGCAGTGGATGCCGGACCGCTCGAGCGGGCAGGCGGCGTCATGCGCGGATGGACGGTACGTGCCGTGCGCGCACCGCTCGATGATCGCCGGATCGTCGTCGAGCTGGTTCGTCCGGGTCGGTTCAAGGGCTCGGAGGATCGACGCGCCGATCTCATCCTGAGCGCGGTGCCGCGCGCCCGCGGGGCCGTGCTGCGCGACGCCGGCGGCGCGAAACTGGAAGCGGTCGGGGCCGAGCTTCCGCCACGCGTCGAGCCGCGTCCCGAGCTCGTCGACGACGCCCTCTCCGCCGCCGCGCGCGCCGGCGACACTGCAACGCTCTTGGGCGGCCGGTGGATGAGCCCGATCATCGCATCGTGGATGATCGCGCATCCGGCTGACGCCGTGGAACGCTACCACCTGATGTGTTCGGATGCGCCCGCTCATCCGGCGCGGTGCGGCGAGCGGCTCGTGCCGTTTCCGTTCTGCGATGAGGCGGAGTTGGTCGGCTCTCTGCTCGACTCCGGCGAGATCCTCGCTCCGGAGTCGCCGGCGACGGCGCCGATCGATGCGCGACGGCGGCGCGCCATGGAACGGATGCGCGGGGAGCTCGACCGCGCGCGCGACGCGGCGCGGGTGCGCGCGGCGGCCGACGTGCTCCTTGCCATGGGCGACGTTCCCGCGCCGGCGGTGGTGTCGCTGCCCGGCGGCCTCGAGTGGCCGATTGCGCCGCGGGCGCGCGAGCGGGCGCCGGCGGCGGCGGCGCGTCTCTACGCCGATGCGCGGTCGAAGGAGCGGGCGCTGGCCCTGCTGCCGGCGCGCCTCGAGGCGGCCGCGGCCGGCCCGCCGTCCGGGCGCCCAACCGAGTTAGGCGCGCGCGGCCGTCCCGGGGGCCGGTCGCCGGGCGCCGCGCCGCGGCTGCCCTATCGGACGTACCGGTCGTCGGGCGGCCTGGCGATCTGGGTCGGTCGCGGCGCCGCGTCGAACGATGCGCTCACCTTCGGCGCCGCAGCGCCCAACGACGTGTGGCTGCACGCGCGCGACGCGGCCGGCGCCCACGTCGTGCTCCGCTGGAGCAACGCCGATGCCCCGCCCGCCCGCGATCTCCGCGAAGCCGCGGTGCTCGCCGCCTGGCACAGCAAGGCGCGCGGGTCCGCGGTGGTACCGGTCGACTGGACGCGGCGCAAGCACGTGCGCAAACCGCGCGGCGCGGCGCCCGGCACGGTGATCCTGCGCGAGGAGCGCACCCTGATGGTGCGTCCCGACGACGCGCTCGAGCGGGCGCTGCGCGACTCCCGTTAG
- the folK gene encoding 2-amino-4-hydroxy-6-hydroxymethyldihydropteridine diphosphokinase codes for MRDIAYIALGSNLGDRAGYLAFARARLAALPGSRLLDASSVEETAPLGNIPHGGGPYLNQMVALETTLAPHVLLDALHKIEHEAKRERTIRWGPRTLDLDIVMFDAQTVSDPDLTVPHPGLGHRDFWDRELAELRAKAGDR; via the coding sequence ATGCGTGACATCGCCTACATCGCGCTCGGATCCAACCTGGGCGACAGAGCCGGATATCTGGCCTTCGCCCGCGCGCGGCTTGCGGCGCTTCCGGGAAGCCGCCTCCTCGACGCATCTTCCGTGGAAGAAACCGCTCCGTTGGGAAACATCCCGCACGGCGGCGGACCGTACCTCAACCAGATGGTCGCGCTCGAAACGACGCTCGCGCCCCATGTGCTGCTCGACGCCCTGCACAAAATCGAGCACGAGGCAAAGCGCGAACGCACGATCCGGTGGGGACCGCGGACACTGGACTTGGACATCGTCATGTTCGACGCGCAGACCGTTTCGGATCCGGATCTCACCGTCCCGCACCCGGGCCTGGGCCACCGCGATTTCTGGGATCGCGAGCTCGCCGAGCTCAGAGCGAAGGCGGGCGATCGATGA
- the panB gene encoding 3-methyl-2-oxobutanoate hydroxymethyltransferase produces MSSEVGPPQSSAKRVGIRDVRARKGRAEKLVVLTAYDALFARLVDESGVDIVLVGDSAGTVLLGYETTIPVTLDQMIDHAAAARRGVKRALLTVDMPFLTYQVSAEQAVINCGRVMQESGADSVKMEGGGADVLRAIRAVTDVGIPVMGHLGYTPQSEHSLGRSRVQGREERDAAALVEQAKRVEDAGAFAIVLELIPAALARAVTGAVTVPTIGIGAGADCDGQVLVLHDMLGLNDRFTPKFLKRYATLAEDVRSAVRRFGDDVRAGRYPDDDHSF; encoded by the coding sequence ATGAGCAGCGAAGTCGGACCACCGCAGTCGAGCGCCAAGCGGGTCGGCATTCGCGACGTGCGCGCGCGAAAGGGTCGAGCCGAAAAACTGGTCGTGCTGACCGCGTACGACGCGCTGTTTGCGCGGCTCGTCGATGAGAGCGGCGTCGACATCGTGCTGGTGGGCGATTCGGCCGGCACCGTGTTGTTGGGTTACGAGACGACGATTCCGGTGACGCTCGACCAGATGATCGACCACGCGGCGGCCGCGCGCCGCGGCGTCAAGCGAGCGCTGCTCACCGTGGACATGCCGTTTCTCACCTATCAGGTGAGCGCCGAGCAAGCGGTGATCAACTGCGGCCGCGTGATGCAGGAGTCGGGCGCCGACAGCGTGAAGATGGAAGGCGGCGGCGCCGATGTGCTGCGCGCCATCCGGGCGGTGACCGACGTCGGCATCCCGGTCATGGGCCACCTGGGCTACACGCCGCAGTCCGAGCATTCGTTAGGCAGGAGCCGCGTGCAGGGACGCGAGGAGCGCGATGCGGCGGCGTTGGTCGAGCAGGCCAAGCGCGTCGAGGATGCCGGCGCCTTCGCGATCGTGCTCGAGCTCATTCCTGCTGCGCTGGCCCGCGCGGTGACCGGCGCCGTGACGGTGCCGACGATCGGTATCGGCGCCGGCGCGGACTGCGACGGGCAGGTGCTCGTGCTGCACGACATGCTGGGCCTCAACGATCGGTTCACTCCCAAATTCCTCAAGCGCTACGCGACGCTTGCCGAAGACGTGCGGTCTGCCGTGCGCCGATTCGGCGACGACGTGCGCGCCGGCCGCTATCCCGATGACGACCATAGCTTCTAG
- the panC gene encoding pantoate--beta-alanine ligase, giving the protein MRIIDRIAALRSALAEPRRRGHAVALVPTMGYLHEGHLQLADEARRHAAVVVVSVFVNPMQFGPHEDYTRYPRDLEGDAMKAERRGVDVLFAPSVEEMYAGDRTVVVTPLSLADRWEGAARPGHFTGVLTIVTKLFNIVQPTVAVFGQKDIQQATLIRSLTRELDFGVRIIVAPTVREQDGLAMSSRNAYLSNEERKRALVLYRTLRAIADAFDGGQYDAVELEQLGWEVLATEPEVQVDYLAIVDPTRLEPVAVAEQGTIVAIAARVGTTRLIDNVILGGT; this is encoded by the coding sequence ATGCGGATCATAGATCGGATTGCTGCGCTCCGCAGCGCGCTCGCGGAGCCGCGGCGGCGCGGGCACGCCGTGGCGCTCGTCCCGACGATGGGCTACCTGCACGAAGGACATCTGCAACTCGCCGACGAAGCGCGGCGCCATGCGGCAGTCGTGGTGGTGAGCGTCTTCGTGAATCCCATGCAGTTCGGGCCGCACGAGGACTACACCCGCTATCCGCGCGACCTCGAGGGCGACGCGATGAAGGCCGAACGCCGCGGCGTGGATGTGTTGTTCGCGCCGTCGGTCGAGGAGATGTATGCGGGCGACCGCACGGTGGTGGTGACGCCGCTCAGTCTGGCCGATCGGTGGGAAGGCGCGGCGCGGCCGGGGCATTTCACCGGCGTGCTCACGATCGTGACCAAGTTGTTCAACATCGTGCAGCCAACGGTTGCCGTGTTTGGACAGAAGGACATTCAGCAGGCGACGCTCATTCGATCGCTGACGCGGGAGCTGGATTTCGGCGTGCGCATCATCGTCGCCCCGACGGTGCGGGAGCAGGACGGGCTGGCGATGTCGAGCCGGAACGCGTATCTGTCGAACGAGGAGCGGAAGCGGGCGCTGGTGTTGTATCGGACGCTGCGCGCCATCGCCGACGCGTTCGACGGCGGGCAGTACGACGCCGTGGAGCTGGAGCAGTTAGGCTGGGAGGTTCTGGCGACCGAGCCGGAGGTGCAAGTGGACTACCTGGCCATCGTCGATCCGACGCGGCTCGAACCCGTCGCGGTCGCGGAGCAGGGCACGATCGTCGCGATTGCGGCGCGTGTGGGGACGACACGCCTCATCGACAACGTCATCCTCGGCGGCACGTGA
- a CDS encoding HD domain-containing protein, with translation MCDAASIELPAWAQVTAARREHIARVTALLVGWAHALGLTEEACRAWRDAGLWHDAMRDAGEAELRAWARDGTLPVGLLHGPAAANRLAHDGEARREVIEAIRWHTIGSDAWGQTGRALYMADYLEPGRAFSRADRAYLAAQVPVDFDGTFRQVVRHRLDWSLREGHELYPTAVALWNSVR, from the coding sequence ATGTGCGACGCGGCTTCGATTGAGCTGCCTGCGTGGGCGCAGGTGACGGCGGCGCGGCGCGAGCACATCGCCCGCGTGACGGCGCTGCTCGTCGGGTGGGCGCACGCGCTTGGCCTAACGGAAGAGGCGTGCCGGGCCTGGCGCGACGCCGGCTTGTGGCACGATGCGATGCGCGACGCGGGCGAGGCCGAGCTCCGCGCGTGGGCGCGGGACGGCACGCTGCCCGTCGGGCTGCTGCACGGGCCGGCGGCGGCCAACCGGCTCGCGCACGACGGCGAGGCGCGGCGTGAGGTGATCGAAGCGATCCGCTGGCACACGATCGGATCCGACGCCTGGGGGCAGACGGGGCGCGCGCTGTACATGGCCGACTATCTCGAGCCCGGCCGCGCGTTCTCGCGCGCCGATCGGGCGTATCTCGCGGCGCAGGTGCCGGTTGATTTCGACGGCACGTTCCGGCAGGTCGTGCGGCATCGCCTCGACTGGTCATTGCGGGAAGGACACGAGCTGTACCCGACGGCGGTGGCGTTATGGAACTCGGTCCGGTGA
- a CDS encoding LytR C-terminal domain-containing protein encodes MELGPVIERWAIRILVALVLLGALIGGAVVATRKPPARGGVVVALGGQTGRAPAGVRVRVEVLNASHVIGLARRATLYLRDRGFDVVESGNAGGARRDTTLVLDRSGHADWAASVARAMGEAQTLARPDSSHDVDVTVLVGAAWRPPAEPFYP; translated from the coding sequence ATGGAACTCGGTCCGGTGATCGAACGCTGGGCGATTCGCATCCTGGTCGCGCTCGTGCTTCTGGGCGCACTGATCGGCGGGGCCGTGGTGGCGACGCGGAAGCCGCCGGCGCGCGGCGGCGTCGTGGTTGCGTTAGGCGGTCAGACCGGCCGGGCGCCCGCCGGCGTGCGGGTGCGCGTCGAGGTGCTCAACGCCTCGCACGTCATCGGCCTGGCCCGCCGCGCGACGCTGTACCTTCGCGATCGCGGATTCGACGTGGTGGAGTCCGGCAACGCCGGCGGCGCGCGGCGCGACACCACGCTGGTGCTCGACCGATCGGGGCATGCGGACTGGGCTGCATCGGTGGCGCGGGCGATGGGCGAGGCCCAAACGCTCGCGCGCCCCGACAGCTCACACGACGTGGACGTGACCGTGCTCGTCGGCGCGGCGTGGCGGCCGCCGGCCGAGCCGTTCTACCCGTAG